In Gemmobacter sp., the sequence CTGCCCAAGCCCTTTGACCTGCCCGACCTGATGAAGCGTGCCGCCCGCGCGCTGGACGCCAAGAAAAAGATGCCCGCCCGCCCGCCGGGCGCCCCCATGGCGCCCGCGCGCGAAATGGGCGACGACCTGCCCCTGGTCGGGCGCACGGCGGCCATGCAGGCGCTGTATCGGCTGGTCGCACGGGTGATGAACACCGACCTGCCCGTGCTGGTCACCGGCGAATCCGGCACCGGCAAATCGCTGATCGCCCGCGCGATCCACGATTTCTCCGACCGCCGCACGCAACCCTTTGTCGTGGCGCAGGCGGCCGACCTTTCGACCCCCGAAGGCACCGCCGCGCTGAAATCGCGCGCCCGGGGCGGCACGCTGGTGTTCGACGAGGTGGCCGATTACGACGAGGAAATCCAGGCCCGACTGGTGCGGCTGATCGACGGGCTGGGCGATGGCGCGCCGCGGCTGATGGCCACCAGCCAGGTCGACCTGACCCGCCGGATCGAGGATGGGCGCTTTCGCCAGGATCTGTATTACCGGCTGGGCGGCGTGACCATTCCGGTGCCTGCCCTGCGCGAACGGGTCGAGGACATCCTGCTGCTGGCCGAACATTTCCTGTCGCGCAGCAGCCGCGATGGATCGCCCCCCCGGCGCCTGTCGGCCGATGCGCGCGAACTGATGCGGGTCTATTCCTGGCCCGGAAACGTGCGGCAGCTGGAAAACGCCATCCGCCGGCTGGCGATCACCGCCACGGGCGAGGAAATCGGCCGGCTGGATGTGGAAATGGTGCTGGGAAACCAGCCGGCGGCCGAACCCCTGCGCGGCGGCGGCGACGGGGAAAAGCTGTCGACCTCGGTCGCGCGGCACCTGCAACGCTACTTCGACCTGCATGGCGGCGCCCTGCCGCCCCCCGGCGTCTACCAGCGCATCCTGCGCGAGGTCGAGGCCCCGCTGATCGAGATTGCGCTGGATGCCACCGGCGGAAATCAGGCAAAATGTGCCGATCTGCTGGGCATCAACCGCAATACCTTGCGCAAGAAGATCACCGACCTAGATATCCGCGTGACACGGCGCCGGAAGTTGATGTAAAACCGCAACACACGGCGTGGCCGCCCTGCCAAGGCAACCACCAGGTAACGGCCACGTCCCGAGATGTTGAGGTTTGCGCGCGTAACAGCCCCAGACCTGTCAGTCAGTGCAGGCCACCACTGTGGCCGGAATGAAAGGGTCTGCGGTGCAGGGGACCGCGCTTCTGGGCTTCTGGGACCGGCTTTACAGCCTGCGTCGGTCCCGGGCCGTGCAGACCGGGGCCCGGCTGGGGCTGGTCGGCCTTGGTCCGCTGCTGGCCTTGCTGACCTTCCTGTTCCTTGGCCCCTTCGGCACCGGCACGTCGTCGAACGCGCTGCGCATCGTGCTGCTGGCCGATCTGGTCTATGTGCTGGTGGTGGCGGCGCTGGTGCTGGCCACGGTGCTGCGGGTGGTGGCGGCGCGGCGGGCGCAAAGTTCCGGCTCGCGGCTGCACCTGCGGTTGTCGGCGCTGTTCGCCGCCGTCGCGCTGGTGCCCACGGTGCTGGTGGCGATCTTTGCCGTGCTGACGATCAACGTGGGCCTTGAAGGCTGGTTTTCCGACCGGGTGCGCAATGTGGTCGGTGCCTCGCGCGCGGCGGCAGAGGCCTATGAATTCGAACAGCGCCGCGACTTGATCGCCGATGCCCGGACCCTGGCCGCCCGCATCGGGCTGGCCTATCAGGCGGGGCTGGTGGGCGATGACGGCGGGTTGCGGCAGCTGCTGACCGCCGAACAGGCCCAGGTCCAGCGCGGCCTGCGCGAGGCATTCCTGGTCGATGGCACCGGCGAGATCCGGGCGCGGGGCGAACGGTCCTATCTGTTCGATTTCGAAAAACCGGGGGCCGAGGATCTGGCCCGTGCCGCCGCCGGCGAAACCGTGGTGATCCGCGACTGGCCGAACAACGAATTCCGCGCGCTGATGGCGCTGCCGGGCTATGTGGACCGGCTGCTGTATGTCAGCCGCGATGTCGATGGCAAGCTGTTGCAATTGCTGGACGAAACGCAGGAAAGCGTGCGCCTCTACAACCAGCTGGAGGCCGATCGCGGCACGCAGCTGTTCCAGTTCGGCCTGCTGTATCTGGGCTTTGCGCTGATCCTGATTCTGGCCGCCGTCTGGATGGGGCTGTGGATTGCGGAACGGCTGGCCCAGCCGGTGGGCGATCTGGCCGGGGCGGTGGCGCGGGTGGGGCAAGGCGATTTCGACGTGCGGGTGAAACCGGCCGATACCGGCGATGAAATCGCCACGCTGGGCCAGTCGTTCAACCGCATGACCCGCCAGCTGAAGGGCCAGCGCGACGCGCTGGTGGCCGGCCACCGCGAAACCGAGGTGCAGCGGCGGCTGTTCGATTCCGTGCTGTCCTCGGTCACGGCAGGGGTGATCGGGCTGGATGCGGGGGGGCAGGTCGTGTTCCTCAACCGCTCGGCCCGCCGCTTGCTGGACCTGACCGCCGATGGCGATACGGGCCAGCCGCTGGCGCTGGTGGTGCCGGAATTCGCCGCCCTGCTCGACCGCGCGCGCGACAGCGGGCAGGCCGTGCAAGAGGAAATCCGCCTGACCCGCAAGGGCCGCATGGAAAGCCTGCTGGTGCGCATGGCAGCCCGCGCCGCCGAAGATGGCGCGCGCGAAGGGTTCGTGGTGGCCTTCGACGATGTGACCGAACTGGTCAGCGCACAGCGCATGGCCGCCTGGGGCGACGTGGCCCGCCGCATCGCGCATGAGATCAAGAACCCGCTGACCCCGATCCAGCTGTCGGCAGAACGCATCCGCCGCCGCTTTGGCCCCCGGCTGGGCGAAGAGGATCACGACGCGCTGGAAAATCTGGTCGATGTGATCGTGCGCCAGACCGGCGATCTGCGCCGCATCGTGGACGAGTTTTCCAAATTCGCCCGCATGCCCGAACCCGAGACCCGCGACGAGGATCTGGTGAAACTGGTGCGTGATGCGCTGACCCTGCAAGAGGCGGGCCAACCCGGCGTCCGCTTTGCCATGGATCTGCCATCGGCGCCCATCGTGCTGCCGCTGGATTCCACCATGATCGGGCAGGCGCTGACAAACCTGTTGAAGAACGCAGGCGAAGCCATTGAAACATTGCAGGAAAATGGCGCACCCAACGGGCATGCGCCGGAAATCCGGGTAGATCTGGCAACCGAGGCGGGCGTTGCGGTGTTGAGGATTGCCGACAATGGGTCGGGCCTGCCCGAAGACCGCGCCCGCCTGTTCGAACCCTATGTGACGACGCGGGCCAAGGGCACCGGGCTGGGCCTGCCCATCGTTCGAAAGATCATCGAGGAACACGGCGGCACGCTGGCGCTGCTGGATGCACCCGTTTTCGGCGGCGCCGACCGCCCCGGCGCCATGGCGGAAATCCGCCTGCCGCTGGCGGCGCCGGCCCCCGCCCGCCGGGCGCGCAAAGGACAGTAAGGGAGACGACCATGGCCGACATCCTGATCGTGGACGACGAACGCGACATCCGCGAACTTATCTCGGACATCCTCAAGGACGAGGGCTACAAGACCCGGCTGGCCGCCAATTCCGACGACTGCATGGAGGCGGTGAACACCGAGCCGCCGGCGCTGATGATCCTGGACATCTGGTTGAAGGACAGCCGGATGGACGGGATCGACATTCTGAAAACCATCAAGCGCGACAATCCGGGGATCCCGGTGGTGATCATCTCGGGGCATGGCAATATCGAACTGGCGGTCGCGGCGATCAAGCAGGGCGCCTATGACTTCATCGAAAAGCCGTTCAACATCGACCAGCTGATGGTGGTGGTCGGCCGTGCCATGGAAACCAGCCGCCTGCGGCGCGAGAATGTGGAACTGCGGCGGCGCGACCTGACGACATCGGATCTGATCGGCAATTCGGTGGCGTTCCGCGCGCTGAAAGCGCAGCTGGACAAGGTGACGAAATCGAACGGCCGCGTCATGCTGACCGGCCCGTCCGGCGCCGGCAAAGAGGTTGCGGCGCGCTATATCCATGCCAATTCCAACCGGGCGGCGGGGCCGTTCGTTTCCGTCTCGGCCGCGACGATCGAACCCGACCGGATGGAAGAGGTGCTGTTCGGCCGCGAGACGCCGGGCCGCGGGGTGGAAAAGGGCCTGCTGGAACAGGCGCATGGCGGCATGGTCTATCTGGACGAGGTGGCCGACATGCCCCCCGGCACCCAGTCGAAGATCCTGCGCGTGCTGGTGGACCAGACCTTTCTGCGTGTCGGCGGCACCGACAAGGTGCGCGTGGACCTGCGGGTCATCTCCTCGACCACGCGGGATCTGCGGGCGGAAATCTCGGCCGGGCGGTTCCGGCAGGAGCTGTATGACCGGCTGAACGTGGTGCCGATCGCCGTTCCCGGCCTTGCCGAACGGCGCGAGGATATTCCGCTGCTGGCGCGCCATTTCATCGACGGGTTCCACCGCGCGCAGGGCCTGCCGCTGCGCGATATCGGGTCCGAGGCCGAGGCGATGTTGCAGACCATGGCCTGGCCCGGCAACGTGCGCCAGCTGCGCAACCTGATCGAACGGGTGCTGATCCTGGGCGATGGCGCCGATGCCATCGGCGTGCGCGAATTGCAGGGCGAGGCGGAACCGGCCAGCGACGAAGGCCGCCTGGTGCTGGGCGGCCAGCTGGCCACCCTGCCCCTGCGCGAGGCGCGCGAGCTGTTCGAACGCGAATACCTCCTGACCCAGATCCAGCGCTTTGGCGGCAACATCAGCCGCACGGCGAATTTCGTCGGCATGGAACGCAGCGCGCTGCACCGCAAGCTGAAATCGCTGGGCGTGGTCACCGGCAAGGGCAACCACGAGGACTGAGCCGGCGGCTCAGTCCGTGCGGTCGCGGGAAAACGCATAGGCGGCACAGCCTGCCGCCATGATCAGCGCGAAAAACCCGAACAGCGCGCCATAGGCCGCCGCCGGTTCCGCCGCGCCTGCGGCCTGGGTGAACACCCGCCCCGAGATCACCTGCATCAGCCCCACGCCGCCGATGCCGAACAGGTTCAGGATCGTCACCCCGCGCCCCAGCAGATGCGGCGGAAAGAACGCCCGGCCATGCGCCATCAGCAGCGGAAAGGCCATGCCAAAGAACCCGACGGCGGCAATCAGCCCGACCGCGGCCCACCAGCCCGGCGCCGGCATCAGCCACAGCAGCGCCAGAACCCCGGCACCGCACAGGTTGCCCAGCAGGTTCGGCCATTTGCGGGATCCGAAAATCCGGTCCATCGGGCCATAGGCGAAATTGCCGGCCACCATGGCAAAGCCCATGATCAGCGTCACCGTGCCGATCTGCGCCGCACTTGCCCCCATCACATCGCTGAAATACGGGCCAACCCATAGCCCCCGGATGGCGGCCGACGGCGCATAGCCCACCGCCAGCAACAGAAAGATCGCCCACAGCGACGGGTTGCGCAGCACCTGCCCCAGCCCGCCCTGCCCGGCCACCACCGGCGCCGGCGGCGGATCCTGCACAAAGTGCCACATCGCCAGCGCCACCAGCAAGGTGACGCCCGCCAGCACCCACAGCGTGGGCCGCCAGCCGAACGCCTCGACCGCCAGCGACAAGGGCAGCGCGGCCCCCAGGTTGCCAAGGTTCCCGACCCCGATCAGCAGCCCGGCCAGCGTGCCGAAAACGGCAGGCGAATAGGTGCGGGCAAAGATGTAGAACGACGACATCAGCACAGGCGAGAATCCCACGCCGATCAGCGCCATCGCCAAAATCACCGCACCCGGCCCCTGCGCAGCGGCAAACAGCGCCACGCCCCCGGCCCCGGCCAGGCCCAGAATGCTGGCCACCGTGCGGCGCGGGCCGATGCGGTCCAGCGCGATGCCCACGGGGATCTGCATCGCCGCAAACACCAGGAACCACAGGCCCGAGGCATCGGCCAGCTGCGCCGGCGTCGCGCCCAGATCGGCCTGCAACACCGGCGCCAGCACCGCCAGAAACGCCCTGTAGAACTGGCTGAGCACATAGCCCAGCACCAGCGCGGCAATGCCGAACCTCATGCAGATCCCTCCCTGTCCCTGAGGCCGGAGATTGGCCGCGCGACCGGGCAGATGCAAGGGCCGGCGGTTCAGGGGGCGTTCCTGGCTAGCCAGCCTTTCATCCAGGTGATCTCGGCCTCTTGCGCGGCGATCACCGCTTCGGCCAGCTTGCGCACCTCGGGGTCGCTGCCATGCTCCAGCACGATCCGGGCCATGGCGACGGCGCCTTCGTGATGCGGGATCATGCCGCGCAGGAAATCGACATCGGCATTGCCGCTGTAGTCGATGTCCATGTCAGCATGCATGCGGGCATTCGCGGCGCGATAGGCCTGCACGGCAGGGCTGTCCGACGGCGCGGCACTGGCCATATGGCCACCATGCGCGCCATGGCCGGTCTGCTGCGCCACGGCCGGCATGGCGGTGGCAAGGGCAACGGCCAGTGCAAGGCGGAAAGGTCTGGATATCATGGCAAATTCTCCTCTGCCTACGCGTCCTGCGACCTTCCCGCCACCGGAAGGCAAGTCACAAGGGCGTCAGCGCCCGCGCCTCGGCCAGCGCCTCGGGCAAGGCGGCGGCGAACAGGGCAAGGTCGGCCTCGGTCCCGCAGCTGACGCGGATGCAGCGGTCATGCGGGGCCACAAAGGGCATCCGCACAAAGACGCCGCGCTTGCCCAGGGCCTGCACCACCGCCCGGGCCAGCGCCCCGTCGCCGCCGCAATCCATGGTGACAAAGTTGGTCGCCGATTGCAGCGGCACCAGCCCCTGCGCCCGGCCGATCGCCGCCAGCGCGTCGCGCCCGGCCGCCACCTTGCCGCGCACCTCGTCCAGCCAGGACTGGTCCTGCAACGCCGCCAGCGCCCCGGCCTGCGCCACCCGGCCCATGCCGAAATGGTTGCGCACCTTGTCAAAGGCGGCAATCAGCCCCGGCGCCGCCAACGCATAGCCCACCCGCAGCCCGGCCAGCCCGTGCCCCTTGGAAAAGGTCCGCAGCCGGATCACCCGGGGGTCATCGGCCGCCACCTCGGCCGCCGTGCCTTCGGGCGCCAGTTCGACATAGGCCTCGTCCAGCGCCAGCAGGCAGCCATCGGGCATCGCCTCGATCATGGCCGCAATCGCAGCGCCGCCATGCCAGCTGCCCATCGGATTGTCCGGGTTGGCAATATAGACCAGCTTCGCCCCCACCTCGGCCGCCTTGGCCACCAGGGCCGCCGGATCCTCGTGGTTGCCGGCATAAGGCACCTTGTGCAGCACCCCGCCAAAGCCCGCGACATGAAAGTTGAACGTCGGGTAAGCCCCGTCCGAGGTCACCACCGCATCGCCCGGCGCGATCAGCAAGCGCACCAGGTTGCCCAGAATGCCGTCGATCCCCTCGCCCACCAGCACATTGGCCCGCGTCACGCCATGATGGGCGGCAATCGCCCCGCGCAGCTCGAACGCCTCGGGGTCGCCATACATCCAGGCCTCGGCCGCCGCCCCGGCCATCGCCGCGACGGCCCGGGGCGATGGCCCGAACCGGCTTTCATTCGCCCCCAGCCGCGCGGCGAACCCCGCCCCGCGCGCCCGCTCCTGCGCCTCGGGCCCTACAAAGGGCACCGAAGACGGCAATCCCGCCACCAGATCCGTATATCGCGGCCCCATCGGCCTTTTCCCCTCTGCTTTGCCTTTTCAGAAATACCCTCGGGCGGTTCTCAGGAGGGCAGACCGCCCTCCTGAGCGGGGGGTGCGGGGGGCTGGCCCCCCGCCTTCCGCCCGCCGCCGCCCTTCCAGCGCCGATGCACCCAGAACCACTGCCCCGGATACCGCCGCACCAGCGCCTCGAGCGAATCGTTCAGTGCCTGGGTCATCGCCTCGGGCGTGGAATGCGGGATCGGCGCCTCGACCACGATCTCGAAATCCAGCCCGTCCGGCTGCCGGATGCCATAGGTCGGCACCAGCAGCGCATCGTATTTCAACGCCAGCTCCGCCGCCGACAGCGCCGTCAGCGCCTCAATGCCAAAGAACCCCAGCGGGGCGCCATGGCTCATGTTGTGATCGACCAGCATGCCCAGCATCCCGCCGCCCCGCAGGTGGCGCACCATGGCCGCCAGCCCCTGCTTGCCGCGCGGAAAGATCGGCGCGGCAATGGCGGAAATCGCCGCCTCGTAATGCGCGTTGAAGGCGCGGTTCTTCATCGGCATGTACAGCGAGCCGATGGGGAACCCCCGCGCCCCCAGCGCCGCGCGGCTGGCATCGTAATTGCCGAAATGCCCGGTCACCAGAATGACCGGCCGCCCCGCCGCATGGGCGGCATCCAGCGCCGCCACCCCGGGGCCAGCCGGCGGCGTCGCCGCCGCGCGAGCAATGAATTCGCGGCCCGAATAGATCTCGATCACCGTGCGCCCGACATTGTCGGGCACCTCGCGGCAGATCCGGGCCACCTCGGCCGCCGGCAGGTCCGGCCAGACCAAGGTCAGATTGTTGCGGATGCGCCGGTGCCAGCCGGCCAGCGGCGCCACGATCCGCCCCACGACCCAGCCGAACAGCGGCACCCGCACCCGGTAAGGCAGCGCCAGCGCCAGGCCGATCAGCCCGCGCAGCACCGCATTTTCAACCCTATGCTTCAGACTGACCTGCATGGCCCCCTGCCGCCCGCGCCACGCGGGTTTCGCGGTGCCAGACATAAAGTCCCGCCCCCACGATCACAAGCGCACCCAGACCCGTCATCGCATCGGGCATCTCGCCAAAGAACAGAAAGCCCCACAGCGTGGCAAACAGCAGCCCCATGTAGCTGAAGGGGGCAATCGCCGAAGCCTCGGCCATGCTGAACGCCCGGATCATGCACAGCTGCGCCGCCGCGCCCAGCAGGCCGACCGATGCAAAGGGCAGCCAGTGTTCCACCGCCACCGGCTGCCAGTGGAACGGCACGATGGCGCTGGTGATCGCGGTGCCCACGATGGCCGTATAGATCAACGAGGTCCAGACCGGCTCGGACGCGCCCAGCTTGCGGGTGACCAGCGCATAGCCGGAATAGCAGATCGCCGTCCCCAGCGGCAGCAGCGCCGCCCAGGCGAACACGCCCATGCCCGGCCGGATGATGATCAGCGCCCCGACGAGCGATACCAGCACCCCCGCCAGCCGCCGCGGCCCCAGCCGTTCGCCCAGGAACAGCGCCGCCCCCAGCGTGATCAGCACCGGGTTCAGATCGGCAATCGCCGTCGCCTCGGCCAATCCGATCTGCCCCAGCGCGGCAAAGAAACAGGCGGTCGCGCCAAACTGGAACACCGAGCGCAGCATATGCGCGCCCAGGTTCCGGGTGCGCATCAAGGGCACCAGCCGCGGCGCCAGCAGCGCCACCACGATCACCGTCTGCCCGGTATAGCGCGACCAGACCACCTGAAGGGGCGAATAATGCTGCGTCATCCATTTGGCCAGCGTGTCCATGATCGTGAAGATCAGCACGGCGCCCAGCATCAGCAGGATGGCCCGCCCGGTCTGCCCATGCGCTGCGGTCATGCCGCCACCCTGCCGGCGTCCGCTCTGGTGCAAGGCATGGCGATTCCCCTCTGTTCGCGGCAGATGCGTTGCCTACCTACCGGCAACGCCGGCCCGGCGAAAGGGATCGCGGCTTGCCTTGCGCCCGGCAGCCCCCCATACAGGGTGCCGATCACAGCTTTCAGGATTTTGTCATGCCAGTTCTGCGCCTTGCCGCCACCAGCCTTTGCCTTGCGCTGTTCGCAGCACCTGCCGTTGCCCAGAAGATCACCGTCACCCCCACAGCCGATTGGCCCGGCATCGTCATCACCGGCGAAGGCAACAGCGAAATGGTGGTCTTTGGCGGCACCACGGCCGTTCAGGGCCGCATCGCGATCTGCGCGCTGGCCTATACGCGCAAGACCTTTGCCCTGCACCAGCAGATGATGCCCGAAATCCTGCGCAACATCCGCTTCACCGTCGGGAATATCCAGCTGATCCCCCAGCCCGAGGATATCCCCGTCTATGCCTCGGAATCCGAGGCGCGCAAGGTGCGCAAGGCCGGCTGCACGCTGACCAGACATCCTGCCGATCCCGCGCTGATGAAACAGCCGGTCACGATGGAACTGCGCAGCGGCACCATCTACCACTTCTGACCCGATGGCCGGAAACGGGCCGCGCGCGAGGAACCCCGCGCGCGCCGCCTGTCAGACCCCCCGCGCCAGCGCCGCCACGCCGGTGCGCGCGATTTCGCGCAGGCCCAGCGGCCGCATCAGCTCGGCAAAGGCGTCGATCTTTTCCGGCGCGCCGGTCATTTCGAAGACGAAGCTCTCCAGCGTGCTGTCCACCACATTGGCCCGGAAAATCTCGGCCAGCCGCAGCGCCTCGATCCGGTGGTCGCCCTTGCCCGCCACCTTCAGCAGCGCCAGTTCGCGTTCCACCGACGGGCCATCCACCGTCAGGTCATGCACCTCGTGGACCGGCACCAGCCGCGCCAGCTGCGCCTTGATCTGCTCGATCACCTGCGGCGTGCCACGGGTGACAATGGTGATGCGGCTGCGGTGTCCGGTATGGTCCACCTCGGCCACGGTCAGGCTGTCGATGTTGTAGCCCCGGCCGGAAAACAGCCCGATCACCCGCGCCAGCACCCCGGATTCGTTGTCGACGATCACGGCCAGCGTATGGCTCTCGCTGACCTCGGCATGCGGGTCGCGCAGGTCATAGGCGGAATGGCTGGTCGAGCCTTGCTTGATATTCAGCGGCGACATGGCGTTGCCCTTCATCTGTCCAAAAATATCCTGCGGGGGTCCGGGGGTGCAAAACCCCCGGTCCGCGCGTTACACCAGCACGGCGCCCGATTTGAAGGCACTGGCATCCGCTGACAGCAGCATCTCGTTGTGCGGCTTGCCCGACGGGATCATGGGGAAGCAGTTTTCGTGCTTTTCCACCAGGCAATCAAAGATCACCGGGCCATCATAGGCCAGCATCTCGCGGATGGCCTCGTCCAGATCGGCCGGGTCGCTGCACTTGATGCCCTTGCAACCGAAGGCCTCGGCCAGCTTGACGAAATCGGGCAGGCTTTCGGACCACGACGACGAATAGCGCTCGCCATGCAGCAGTTCCTGCCACTGGCGCACCATGCCCAGGCGTTCGTTGTTCAGGATGAACTGCTTGACCGGGGCGCGGAACTGCATCGCCGTGCCCATTTCCTGCATGTTCATCAGCCAGCTCGCCTCGCCCGCCACGTTGATCACCAGCGCGTCGGGATGGGCCACCTGCACGCCGATGGATGCGGGCAGGCCATAGCCCATCGTCCCCAGGCCGCCCGAGGTCATCCAGCGGTTCGGCTGGTCGAAATGCAGGAACTGCGCGGCCCACATCTGGTGCTGGCCCACCTCGGTGGTGATGTAGCGCTTCGGGTGGTCCTTGGTCAGCTCTTGCAGACGTTGCAAGGCGTGCTGCGGCTTGATCGACTTGCCCGAGGGGGTGAAGGCCAGGCAATCGACCTTTTTCCACTCGTTGATCTGCGCCCACCAGCGCGCCAGACCCTCCTTGTTGGTCTTGCGGCCGCGGGCCTTCCACAGGCGCAGCGCGTCTTCCAGCACATGGCCGATGTCACCGACGATCGGCACATCCACGCGGATCACCTTGTTGATGCTCGATGCGTCGATGTCGATATGCACCTTGGCCGAGTGCGGGCTGAAATCGGCGACCCGGCCGGTGATGCGGTCGTCAAACCGGGCGCCGATGTTGACCAGCAGGTCGCAACCATGCATCGCCAGGTTGGCCTCGTACAGGCCATGCATCCCCAGCATGCCCAGCCAGTTCTTGCCGCTGGCCGGATAGGCCCCCAGCCCCATCAGGGTCGAGGTCACCGGAACCCCCGCCGCATCCGCCCATTCGCGCAGCAGCTGGCTGGCCCCGGGCCCCGAGTTGATCACCCCGCCGCCGGTATAGAACACCGGGCGTTCGGCCTTTTCCAGCAGCTCCACCATGCGGGTGATGGCGTCGATATCGCCCTTCACCCTGGGCTGGTAATGCGCGGTCCGGGCCTTTTGCGGTTCGCTATAGGCGGCTTCGGCGAATTGCACATCCTTGGGGATGTCCACCAGCACCGGCCCCGGCCGGCCCGAGGTCGCCACATGGAACGCCTGGTGGATGGTTTCCGACAGCTTCGCCGTATCCTTCACCAGCCAGTTCATCTTGGTCACCGGCCGGGTGATGCCGACGGTATCCGCCTCCTGGAAACCATCGGTCCCGATCATGAAGGTCGGCACCTGCCCCGACAGCACCACCAGCGGGATGCTGTCCATCAGCGCATCGACGATGCCGGTCACCGCGTTGGTCGCCCCCGGCCCCGAGGTCACCAGCACCACGCCCGGCTTGCCGGTGGACCGGGCATAGCCTTCGGCCATGTGGACCGCGCCCTGTTCATGGCGGACAAGGATGTGCCGGATGTCGTTCTGCTGGAAGA encodes:
- a CDS encoding acetolactate synthase 3 large subunit; amino-acid sequence: MSRMMTGARMVVQALKDQGVEVVFGYPGGAVLPIYDEIFQQNDIRHILVRHEQGAVHMAEGYARSTGKPGVVLVTSGPGATNAVTGIVDALMDSIPLVVLSGQVPTFMIGTDGFQEADTVGITRPVTKMNWLVKDTAKLSETIHQAFHVATSGRPGPVLVDIPKDVQFAEAAYSEPQKARTAHYQPRVKGDIDAITRMVELLEKAERPVFYTGGGVINSGPGASQLLREWADAAGVPVTSTLMGLGAYPASGKNWLGMLGMHGLYEANLAMHGCDLLVNIGARFDDRITGRVADFSPHSAKVHIDIDASSINKVIRVDVPIVGDIGHVLEDALRLWKARGRKTNKEGLARWWAQINEWKKVDCLAFTPSGKSIKPQHALQRLQELTKDHPKRYITTEVGQHQMWAAQFLHFDQPNRWMTSGGLGTMGYGLPASIGVQVAHPDALVINVAGEASWLMNMQEMGTAMQFRAPVKQFILNNERLGMVRQWQELLHGERYSSSWSESLPDFVKLAEAFGCKGIKCSDPADLDEAIREMLAYDGPVIFDCLVEKHENCFPMIPSGKPHNEMLLSADASAFKSGAVLV
- the ilvN gene encoding acetolactate synthase small subunit, translated to MSPLNIKQGSTSHSAYDLRDPHAEVSESHTLAVIVDNESGVLARVIGLFSGRGYNIDSLTVAEVDHTGHRSRITIVTRGTPQVIEQIKAQLARLVPVHEVHDLTVDGPSVERELALLKVAGKGDHRIEALRLAEIFRANVVDSTLESFVFEMTGAPEKIDAFAELMRPLGLREIARTGVAALARGV